A region of Vigna radiata var. radiata cultivar VC1973A unplaced genomic scaffold, Vradiata_ver6 scaffold_70, whole genome shotgun sequence DNA encodes the following proteins:
- the LOC106779961 gene encoding N-acetyltransferase 9-like protein isoform X1 has protein sequence MDAMEESEIGKGNVSLEGEKVILVPYMEAHVPKYHQWMKDPSLLQATASEPLTLQQEYQMQLSWFQDPSKETFIVLDKDLVVGQFSHGEPHLEAMVGDVNLFMNDLDDPHVAEVEIMIAEPKSRRKGLGKESVLMMMTFAIEKLGINMFLTKIADSNGASLDMFKKLGFVQTSYSSIFKEVTLELQVTQSKKEEMLGLMKMVIKHT, from the exons ATGGATGCGATGGAAGAGAGTGAGATAGGTAAAGGGAATGTGAGCTTAGAGGGAGAGAAGGTGATATTGGTCCCTTACATGGAAGCCCACGTCCCCAAATATCACCAATGGATGAAGGACCCTTCTCTCCTTCAGGCCACTGCCTCCGAACCTCTCACCCTTCAGCAGGAGTACCAAATGCAGCTCTCATGGTTCCAAGACCCTTCCA AGGAGACCTTCATTGTACTGGACAAGGACTTGGTTGTTGGACAATTCTCGCACGGGGAACCCCACCTAGAAG CCATGGTTGGTGATGTAAATCTGTTCATGAATGATTTGGATGATCCTCACGTGGCAGAGGTTGAAATAATGATTGCAGAACCAAAGAG CCGTAGGAAGGGACTCGGGAAGGAGTCTGTTCTGATGATGATGACCTTTGCTATCGAGAAGTTAGGAATTAATATGTTTCTTACTAAAATTGCGGACTCAAATGGAGCATCCCTTGACATGTTCAAAAAATTG GGGTTTGTGCAAACTTCATATAGCAGCATCTTCAAGGAG GTCACTTTGGAGTTGCAAGTAACACAGTCCAAGAAAGAGGAGATGCTTGGTTTAATGAAAATGGTAATCAAACATACATAA
- the LOC106779961 gene encoding N-acetyltransferase 9-like protein isoform X2 → MDAMEESEIGKGNVSLEGEKVILVPYMEAHVPKYHQWMKDPSLLQATASEPLTLQQEYQMQLSWFQDPSKETFIVLDKDLVVGQFSHGEPHLEAMVGDVNLFMNDLDDPHVAEVEIMIAEPKSRRKGLGKESVLMMMTFAIEKLGINMFLTKIADSNGASLDMFKKLVWVCANFI, encoded by the exons ATGGATGCGATGGAAGAGAGTGAGATAGGTAAAGGGAATGTGAGCTTAGAGGGAGAGAAGGTGATATTGGTCCCTTACATGGAAGCCCACGTCCCCAAATATCACCAATGGATGAAGGACCCTTCTCTCCTTCAGGCCACTGCCTCCGAACCTCTCACCCTTCAGCAGGAGTACCAAATGCAGCTCTCATGGTTCCAAGACCCTTCCA AGGAGACCTTCATTGTACTGGACAAGGACTTGGTTGTTGGACAATTCTCGCACGGGGAACCCCACCTAGAAG CCATGGTTGGTGATGTAAATCTGTTCATGAATGATTTGGATGATCCTCACGTGGCAGAGGTTGAAATAATGATTGCAGAACCAAAGAG CCGTAGGAAGGGACTCGGGAAGGAGTCTGTTCTGATGATGATGACCTTTGCTATCGAGAAGTTAGGAATTAATATGTTTCTTACTAAAATTGCGGACTCAAATGGAGCATCCCTTGACATGTTCAAAAAATTGGTTT GGGTTTGTGCAAACTTCATATAG
- the LOC106779963 gene encoding thymidine kinase a — translation MASSSSSLSLSPDTKDLPHPSGEVHVIVGPMFAGKTTALLRRIKSELNAARNVVMLKSSKDTRYAIDSVVTHDGIKFPCWALPNLLSFREKYGHAAYQKLDVIGIDEAQFFEDLYEFCCKAADEDGKTVIVAGLDGDYLRRSFGSVLHIIPLADSVTKLTARCELCGKRAFFTLRKTEDQETELIGGADMYMPVCRLHYMNSHVAERIVLQSQTVKTDSLLEPATDV, via the exons atggcttcttcttcttcttctctttccctCTCACCAGACACCAAAGACCTTCCTCACCCCTCTGGTGAGGTCCATGTTATTGTGGGCCCCATGTTCGCTGGCAAGACCACTGCGCTTCTTCGTCGTATCAAATCCGAGCTCAACGCTGCCAG GAATGTGGTGATGTTGAAGTCAAGCAAGGACACAAGATATGCGATTGACTCGGTTGTGACGCACGATGGGATTAAATTTCCTTGTTGGGCGTTACCGAATCTCTTGTCTTTCAGAGAAAAATATGGCCATGCTGCTTATCAGAag TTGGATGTGATTGGAATAGACGAAGCACAATTTTTTGAGGACCTATACGAGTTTTGCTGCAAGGCTGCTGACGAGGATGGTAAAACTGTAATCGTTGCAGGCCTGGATGGTGATTACTTAAG GAGAAGCTTTGGCTCAGTGCTTCATATAATTCCTCTAGCAGATTCTGTCACCAAGTTAACAGCCCGTTGCGAACTATGTGGCAAACGTGCTTTCTTCACCTTGAGGAAGACAGAAGATCAAGAGACTGAACTCATTGGTGGGGCTGATATGTATATGCCCGTTTGTCGTCTACATTATATGAACAGTCATGTTGCTGAGAGGATTGTTCTCCAATCTCAAACTGTCAAAACTGATTCCCTTCTTGAGCCAGCTACAGATGTTTAA